The Sus scrofa isolate TJ Tabasco breed Duroc chromosome 6, Sscrofa11.1, whole genome shotgun sequence region tctctctctggccATCTCTGAGCATGTGTGTTGAACCACGTCAAAAGCTCTTACCTTCTACCCGGCCTGACCACTGCTCCTGTTCTCTCACTATCTCTGACTGTTTCTCATGCCTCCTTGCCCTCTGACCCtctttgttcatttctgcttCCTCTGTTCCCCTGCAACACATCTCCTCCTGCTTTTGATCTGTCTGaccactcctctctctcttttttttttgtctttttgccttttctggggccactcccgtggcatatggaggttgccaggctaggggtcaaatcagagctacagctgctggcctatgccacagccacagcagtgccagatccgagccgcatctgtaacctacaccacagctcacggcaatgccagatccttcacccactgagcgaggccagggatcaatcccgcaacctcatggttcctagtcggattcgccaaccactgagcaacaacgggaactcctgaccactcCTCTCTCCGACCGTCTTTGACCAAGTCTTCTGCTCTCAGCCCACTGGGACCTTCTCTTCTGGTCTCGGACCACCCCAATCACCCCCGGCACCCCTCAGCCTGCCCTAACGCCCCCTTCTTCCCTGCAGGCCGCCCCTGCCCGCGATGGCCGTCCTCCCGCTGCTCCTCTGCCTGCTGCCGCTGGCCCCTGCCTCGTCTCCCCCCCAGCCAGCCACACCCAGCCCGTGTccccgccgctgccgctgccagacacagtccctgccccTCAGCGTGCTGTGCCCGGGGGCCGGCCTTCTGTTCGTGCCACCCTCGCTGGACCGCCGGGCAGCTGAGCTGCGCCTGGCGGACAACTTCATCGCGGCCGTGCGGCGCCGCGACCTGGCCAACATGACAGGCTTGCTGCACCTGAGCTTGTCTCGCAACACCATCCGCCACGTGGCAGCTGGCGCCTTTGCGGACCTTCGTGCCCTGCGCGCTCTGCACCTGGACGGCAACCGGCTGACCTCGCTGGGCGAGGGCCAGCTGCGCGGCCTGGTCAACTTGCGCCACCTCATCCTGAGCAATAACCAGCTGGCAGCCCTGGCGGCTGGTGCCCTGGACGACTGCGCCGAGACACTCGAGGACCTGGACCTCTCCTACAACAATCTCGAACAGCTGCCCTGGGAGGCTCTGGGCCGCCTGGGCAATGTCAACACCTTGGGCCTCGACCACAACCTGCTGGCTTCCGTCCCCGCCGGCGCCTTCTCCCGCCTGCACAAGCTGGCGCGCCTGGACATGACCTCCAACCGCCTGACCACCATCCCGCCCGACCCACTCTTCTCCCGCCTGCCGCTGCTGGCCAGGCCCCGTGGCTCCCCCGCGTCCGCCCTCGTGCTGGCCTTCGGCGGGAACCCCCTGCACTGCAACTGCGAGCTGGTGTGGCTGCGGCGGCTGGCACGGGAGGACGACCTGGAGGCCTgtgcctccccccagccctgggcgGCCGCTACTTCTGGGCTGTGGGCGAGGAGGAGTTTGTGTGCGAGCCCCCCGTGGTGACGCACCGCTCGCCGCCCCTGGCGGTGCCCGCCGGTCGGCCGGCCGCCCTGCGCTGCCGGGCAGTGGGGGACCCTGAGCCCCGCGTGCGTTGGGTGTCACCCCAGGGTCGGCTGCTGGGTAACTCGAGCCGTGCTCGCGCCTTCCCTAACGGGACACTGGAGCTGCTGGTCACCGAGCCAGGCGATGGTGGCATCTTCACCTGCATTGCGGCCAACGCAGCTGGCGAGGCCACGGCTGCTGTTGAGCTGACCGTGggtcccccgccacccccccaaCTAGCCAATAGTACCAGCTGTGACCCCCCGCGGGACGGGGATCCCGATACCCTTACCCCGCCCTCTGCCGCCTCTGCCTCCGCATCTGCCAAGGCGGCTGACGCTGGGCCCCCGACCGACCGTGGCGTCCAGGTGACTGAGCATGGGGCCACAGCTGCTCTTGTCCAGTGGCCAGATCAGCGCCCTATCCCAGGCATCCGCATGTACCAGATCCAGTACAACAGCTCGGCTGATGACATCCTCGTCTACAGGTGCAGGGTCCAGGTGGCGGCGGGCCGTTTGGGTTGGGGCGTGTTGTGGAAGGAGGGTTGGAGGAACACGTACTAATACCCCAGTCCAAAGCACAGGAAATGAGGCTGCCACGTTACAAAGAAAATCGGatgtcaaaagtaaaaaaaaaaaaaaaaatcaggcagcaGCGGTGCAAAGAAGGCAGCAAAAGTAAAgagtaatggggagttcccactgtggctcagtggtaatgaacctgactagtatccatgaggactctggtttgatccctggcctcgctcagtggattaaaggacctggtgttgcagtgagcagatgaggttcagatcctgcgttgctgtggctgtggcgtaggccagcagctgtagctcctattcaagccctagcctgggaacttccatatgctgcatgtgtggccctaaaaaccaaaaaaaaaaaaaaaaaaaaaaaaagaggaatgaatagCAGACAGAAAAAGGATATCAAGCAGCAAGAGCAAAAGGTAATCGGGCCAGAAGAGTAAACAGTTaattagggggtggggggcaagttTGAGGAGATATAAACACATTTAAGTAATAGAAACCAGATGACAGGGCTAGATTCAAGCCACGCtgcaggaagaaaaagagggatccatatgcctcggggtggccctaaaaaaaaaaagcaaaaggcaataaataaataaataaaaggaaaacggGGGAGGAGGTTACCTAGAGATGAGGCTTTGGGTTCGTGTGGTGTGACCTGCTCCATTTGTTTGGAGTTCTAACATGTGATACCTCAACTTTGAGTTTTCTAACTGAGATCAAACCTAGTTCAAGCTCCACTGCTGGGTGAACAGGGACTGTCTGCCACTgttgggaactcccattgctCTTCTCTTGTTGCAAACACAAAACCCGGGGCTCACGCACTCCCAGAGGTAGGTTCGTGTAACGTTTGCCCTCAAGCCAGAGAGCCTTTGGAACATCTGCCGTGGCCACATGGGGTCACTAGCATGGGCTCTGACCCAGGTGCTGCTGACCTGTTTCCCCAAGTCCAGCCTTGCCCGCATGGCTGTGAATGGCTCCCTGTTCTCTCTGCCAGGCAGGGTCAAGGATCCCTGAGGCCTGGCTGCAGAAGACTGGGCCTCCCGAGGCCTGGGGTGTGTACCTTGTAAACTTAGTATCTGGATCCCCTTTGCCTCCCCACAAACCTGGGTTTCAAGAGATAatcacttggaagttcctgttggggctcagtgggttaaggacccagcattgtctctgtgaggatgtgagttcgatccctggcctggctcaccagattaaggatccggtgttgccacaaagctatggtgtagttgcagctagcctgggaacttacataggcgcctgtgaggccctaaaatgaaaaaaaaaaaaaaaaaaaaaggaggggggagaaATTATCACTTGATTTCCTTTTCAGGCCTGGAAAACCAACGAGCTTTTCCCACACCCTTTCTCAGACAGCAAAATGCAGTAGAATCCACGGAGGGCCCACACTTGAAAATCACACAAGTCCTGCCCACCCTGCCTGGCAGGGGGTGACAGATGCTCTCCAAGATAGTCACCTTCCCAGAGACAGTCACAGGGTTCCCTCATTAAAGCAGTTTAGGAATAAAACAGTGATTATAAAAACAAGCTATGTCTCCAGGGTGCTCTGCTGCTAAAGGAAATACAGTGGAATTGGCTACTGAGGGtaaaaggaaaatgggaaagaTAAGCATAGATAGAAACCAGGCCACAGAGATAGAGGGGAATCAGGAGACAGAGctgggaagaaaaaaggcaacagGGAGGGAAAGACATCAGCAGTGATGACTGAGGCACATCAGTTTAATGAAAACGGAGTCAGAAGACGGGGCCCACCGGCCAGCAGGCTGTGGGTGCGGTAATAATAATACGCCAGCGGGGCTAGGGGGATGTTCGTTGACAGGTTGGAAGGAAATCAAGATTCAACGCTTTGGGGGAATCAGGCAGTTAGATGAGACTTCTAACTTTACACTAGAGGAAAGTTGGGCAGCTGGAAAAAGGAAATCAGGCACCGGCTGGAGGAAAGTCGGGGGAACAGAGGGAAATTAGGTGAGGGTCTCGAGGGAGACTTGGAGGTGGGATTAGAGGGAAATGGGTGAGGGCCTAGGAGGAACTGGGCATCAGGTTAGAGAGATACCAGCCAGAGAAGAAAACTAGGCACTGAGCCGGAGCGATGTctggcagcagggctggagggagcCCAGTGGTGGGCTGGTGGGAAGGTGGGTGATAGACTGCAGGGGAAACTAGGGTAGGGGAGCGGAATGCAATCAGGCCGTGGAGTGGAGCAACACTGGGCAGCCGAGCTGGAGGGAACTTGGGCTGCAGACTGGTGGGAAATTGGGTGGCATCACAGGACGGGAATCAGGCTGCTGGGTATGAGGGGAAacagcactgggagttcccattgtgcctcagtgggttacgaagctgactagtatccatgaggaggtgggttcggtccctggccttgctcagtgggttaaggatccggcattgccgtgagctgcggtgtaggtcgcaggtgcagctaggatcccaagttgctgtagctgtggtgtaggccagcagctgtagctgattcaagccctagcctgggaactcccatatgccacatctactgccctaaaaagcaaaaaaagagaaaagaaaagaaacggcgagagttcccatcgtggtgcagtggaaacgaatccaactaggaaccatgagggtgcgggttcaatccctggcctcgctcagtgggtgaaggatctggcgttgccatgagctgtggtctaggtcacagatgcggctccgatctggcgttgctggggctctggcgtgagctggcagcaacagttctggttaaacccttagcctgggagcctccatatgctgcgggtgtggccctaaaaagacaaaagacaaaaaaagaaaagaaacagccctCAGGAGACAGACAGGGTCCAGCGGGAAACCAGGCGGCAGAGGGGAAGTGAGCGGCGGCACTGGAGGGAATTGGGGCactgaggccagagggaggtcAGATGGGCATTTGAGCAGCAGCAATGGGGCAGTGAGAGGGTGGGTGCAGGTAAAATTGGCTAAGACGGAGGGATGCTGGGCAGCTGATACGTGTCAGACCAAAGGGAAATCAGTAGTGGTTGCAAGGAACTCGGGCTGGGGGAATCCTCCCGACTGGAGCGTGCAGGGTGGGTGCTGGGCAGCCAGAGACCTGACCCCCACCTGCCTGTTCCTCCAGGATGATCCCGGCCGACAGCAGCTCCTTCCTGTTGACAGACCTCGCATCGGGCCGTACTTACGATCTGTGCGTGCTGGCCGTGTACGAGGACAGTGCCACGGGACTGACAGCCACCCGGCCCGTGGGCTGCAACCGCTTCTCCACCGAGCCGGCGCTGCGGCCCTGTGGGGCCCCACACGCGCCCTTCCTGGGCGGCACCATGATCATTGCACTAGGTGGCGTCATCGTGGCCTCGGTGCTGGTCTTCATCTTCGTGCTGCTCATGCGCTACAAGGTGCACGGCGGCCAACCCCCCGGCAAGGCCAAGGCCCCGGCGCCCGTCAGCAGCGTTTGCTCCCAGACCAACGGCGCCCTGGGCCCCACGCTGGCCCCGCCTGCCCCTGAGCCTGCCGCACCCAGGGCCCACACCGTGGTCCAGCTGGACTGTGATCCCTGGGGGCCCAGCCACGAACCCACGGGACCCTAGCCTTGCACCCACCTCTCGGCCCTTCCGGCCCCAGGGGTGGCAGGACCCAGACTCCCTGTGGGACCTGGCCTGAGACTCACCAAATTGCTCATGGTTTTTAAAACTCTGACGGGGAGGGTGACGGGGACACCAGGGCACAACAAGAAAGTCCTATTTTTCTAAGCTTGGGCGTGGGCCCTTGCCCTTGTCTCTGTCTGTTGGGACTGGGGGATCGTTCAGGGGTCTGGAGCTGGGATGCCCCCTCCGGGGAGAGGAACACCCTCCGCCCCCCGCCGCCAGTTCTGTCTGAGGTCCCTGGATGAGGCTGAGGATGGTTATTTAGTCAGTCAACAGACATTCTTTGAATGTCCTCTCTGGCCTGCCCTGTGCTGAGTGGTGCCAAAGGGACCCAGGCGGCCCCGAGCCCTGCCCTTCAGACCGTGGTAACTCGTGGTGATGAGGGAAGCCTAGGAGATTGTAGGAGCCCAGAAGAGGTGCCCAACTCAGTCCAGGGTGTGGTTAGGGGGGGCTTCCCGAGGGAGAAATGTGATCTGGAGGAGATAAttgggcagagagcagagggaaAGGTGTTTTTGGCAGAGGGAAGCAAACGTGAGGGCTTAGGAAGTGCCAGGCACAGGGCGGGGGGTGAGCAGGGGTCAggaccccaggccagggagctcAGACACTGGCCTGATCGTCTCGGGGAGCTACAGAGGAGCCTGTGCAAAGGAGGGGCAGGGTGAGCTTCGGGTTTGAGGAAGATCCTTCTAGTCATCCTGAGGAATGTGGACTAGAGGAGGAGACGGGCTGGGAGCCCCGGGGAAACCAGGGCAGGGACTTTGCATGGGCGCAAACAGGGCTGGACCAGGGCAAGCCTGGGGGAAGCtgagtgggggagttcccgttgtggctcggcaggctaagagcctgactaatatccatgagaatgtgggttccatccctggcctcgcctagtgggttaaggatgcagctgtggcacaggctggcagctgcagctctgattcgacacctagcctggaaacgtccgtatgctgcagtgcagccctaaaaaaagaaaaaatatattagcaaAAGAAGCTGAGTGGATGGGCTATGGAGCTgaagggctgtgggggagggaggtgtccAGGGTAAGGCCCAGGCCTCTGGCCGGGGGACGGACAGTGGAGCTGTCCTAATGCAAgaccagggaggaggggcaggtttAGGGAAGATTCTGAGTCCACAGTGGGACATGGTGGATATGGGGGGGCCCAGAGGATGGAAAGGCCACCAAGGGTGACAGCCAGGAGGCCTCAGGACCCCTGGTCTGAGTCTAGAGCTGGGGACAGAAATGGGGTTCCGACAGCTGTGATGGGGAGCTGAGGCCATCGGACTCTATATTTAAGGGACGGACAAAGAAAAACCTAGACCACAAACAaaggctaggagttccctagtggcctagcagttaaggatctggcatcgtcactgctgtggctcaggtcattgctgtggcacaggttcaatgcctggcctgggaacttctgtgtgccgcgGGCTCAGCCAAAAGGCAACAACAACCCAAAGACTAAATGAGAGCAGCAGGTGGAGGAACAGAGGAAGGCAAATCAGACGAGTCACACTCAAGTGACTTTTGAATTTAATGATATCAAGGCTTCAGTGACCTCAGGGAGACTGGTGTTAGGGCATCAGCAGGGCAGGATGGAGGTAGGAAGGTGCAGACAGGCAGTGTAGATCCTGCAATTCTGTGGGCCTAGAGCCTGGTTTGATTGATCTGGGCCTTTCTGCCTCATGTCTCTCCTGGGCTGGTCCTCACTCTGTCTAGGGCTGCCCTAGGTACCTTCTTCAGACACCAGGCCTGGAGGTTTGGAGAACCGAACCCTGGGCCCTGGAAATGTCATGCCTCAGTGGAGATCCAGTGAGATCCAGCCTCCCTGGAGCGGGCAGTAAGAGGAATCGCGCTCTGTGATGGTGCAGAGGCAGAGATGCGGAGGGAACTCAGGTCTTGTCATCCTTCTCTGAAGTGATGTATGAGGGGCATGGTGAAAAGAGCCCGAGACTGGACCATTCCATGATCTGGCACCCGTGACTTGTCCTCATGGGATGACATCCTAGTTTCTGGCACAGCCTTCTTTGTTGGGTATGGGCCTTGGAAATGATGCTCCATCGGCCAAGGGAGCAACCTGAGTCCCAGGGACCTGGTCTGATCCCCAAGTTCTCCAGCAGCATCATGaggtctttattcttttctttttctttctttctttcttttttttttttttttttttttttttttttgatctttttagggccgcacccacggcatatggaagttcccaggctagaggtgtaatccaagctgtacctgctggcctacaccacagccatggcaacacgggatccgagctgcatctgcgacctacaccacagcccacggcaacactggatccttagcccactgagcaaggccaggaatcaaacctgcatcttcacggatactagtcgggttcactactgctgagccaggacaggaactccatgaggtcCTTATTCTTATTGTTTGTTCCCCTCGGTGGCTGAGGTCATGCGAAGCCATCAGGGAGGGTGAGGTGTCTTGGGGAAAGGGGTCTAGGGAGTAGGACTCCTCAATGGACTCCTAGGGTCCGTCACAAAATACCAGTTGCAACCATGAGGGGGAGCCAGAGCGCGCCCTTCCTCAACCCTCCTTTTTCAGTTTGAAGGATTAACTGCGTGCCCACTGTGTGCAACGTGCTGGGGACTCAGTACTAATCAAATACAGGCCCAGCCTGCCCTTATGTATCTCACCATTTGATGGAGGAAACAAGCATTAAATAAGCAAGTGTGACACACCTGTAGTGACAAGACAGGGTCATGCAGGAGAGAGAACCTGGAAACTGTGAGACCCTATACTCCAGCGACTTGACCCAGGGAGAGAGATtgagggaggcttcctggagggagtAACGCCTCCGCTGGATGCTCAGGTTGGACTTAACCACGCAGGGGTTGGAAAGGGTGTTCCATACAAATGGAACAGCACCACAGGAGGCCAAGGGGCTGGAGTGGAGGGACAGGGTGTGATGCCATGTTGAGGCTGGAGAGTGGGAAGGGGGCGGATGATGCAGGAGCCTGTAGGCTGCTGGGAGGAGCCTGGAGTTTATTCTTGGCGGGACAAAGGTGAAGCGAGGGGACCAGGGAGGAGGCTACCGCAATGGTCCAGGCAGAAAAGTAACCGGAGGAGGCTGGGACCTGCAGTGGACAGATTGAGAGATTTGAAACTACCTCACCAGAGGCTTCCATCCTCTACACAGACAGGGACAGTATGGACCACTGTCCAGCTACCCCTTTCTCAggcaggattgctttggcatctGATATCCAGGGATCCATCCCTTAGATAGAGGAGCTGGCTTCTCTATAGCACAGTAATTAAGGACCTTTTCCAGGTTCAAGTGCCAGGACTGAGGCCATGGCCAGTTGGAGGGAATGTGGACACAGGACATGGAGACCCAGGAGGCGGACACACACCCACAGTGGTGGTTTATTACACATTCAGaagcagggaggtgggaggacgTACATGGGGACAGTTGGTCCCTCTAGCCTggtccccctccacctcccccacagGATGCCTggaccatcccccacccccatgtggAAACAGTATGACTGTGGACGAATGATCCCGTGTATCTGGAATTTAACGTTAAGATGTAGCTTGTCCACCCTTGCCCAGTGGATTCCACACCCCTGTCTGTGTCCTGCCAGATGCGACCCATGTGTCTGGGTGCAGCTAATCCCCCAAAGGCCCTGAGGGTCTGACGTACCTGGGACCCCTTGCAAAGCCTCAGCTA contains the following coding sequences:
- the LRFN3 gene encoding LOW QUALITY PROTEIN: leucine-rich repeat and fibronectin type-III domain-containing protein 3 (The sequence of the model RefSeq protein was modified relative to this genomic sequence to represent the inferred CDS: inserted 1 base in 1 codon) yields the protein MAVLPLLLCLLPLAPASSPPQPATPSPCPRRCRCQTQSLPLSVLCPGAGLLFVPPSLDRRAAELRLADNFIAAVRRRDLANMTGLLHLSLSRNTIRHVAAGAFADLRALRALHLDGNRLTSLGEGQLRGLVNLRHLILSNNQLAALAAGALDDCAETLEDLDLSYNNLEQLPWEALGRLGNVNTLGLDHNLLASVPAGAFSRLHKLARLDMTSNRLTTIPPDPLFSRLPLLARPRGSPASALVLAFGGNPLHCNCELVWLRRLAREDDLEACAXPPALGGRYFWAVGEEEFVCEPPVVTHRSPPLAVPAGRPAALRCRAVGDPEPRVRWVSPQGRLLGNSSRARAFPNGTLELLVTEPGDGGIFTCIAANAAGEATAAVELTVGPPPPPQLANSTSCDPPRDGDPDTLTPPSAASASASAKAADAGPPTDRGVQVTEHGATAALVQWPDQRPIPGIRMYQIQYNSSADDILVYRMIPADSSSFLLTDLASGRTYDLCVLAVYEDSATGLTATRPVGCNRFSTEPALRPCGAPHAPFLGGTMIIALGGVIVASVLVFIFVLLMRYKVHGGQPPGKAKAPAPVSSVCSQTNGALGPTLAPPAPEPAAPRAHTVVQLDCDPWGPSHEPTGP